Proteins encoded within one genomic window of Besnoitia besnoiti strain Bb-Ger1 chromosome II, whole genome shotgun sequence:
- a CDS encoding DPCD family protein (encoded by transcript BESB_034570), with amino-acid sequence MSVVQSAGSAPSTARQPQTFSIIADGRRKVHTTYPDKSEKVEEYDLRDDTILVRKFRRPNLFGTDGTWDYEIGAPRESGAITVETSNGNDMIMAPSVSSPFCVTRDTKDAFEWRIRNLPFPSETYSVQIDGETREIVIRTTNKKYFKRLRMSDVQSLGLDLKPESLSWCHQHNTLIVSYKKPPKILELEKKRAEEAKRVALNAN; translated from the exons ATGTCCGTAGTTCAGAGTGCGGGAAGTGCGCCAAGTACGGCGAGGCAACCACAGACATTTTCGATTATCGCTGACGGTCGGCGGAAAGTCCACACGACGTATCCCGATAAATCAGAGAAAGTAGAGGAATATGATCTGAGAGATGACACGATTCTGGTGCGGAAATTCCGTCGTCCAAATCTTTTCGGGACAGATGGGACGTGGGACTACGAAAttggcgcgccgcgagaaagTGGTGCCATAACTGTCGAGACTAGTAACGGCAATGACATGATTATGGCACCAAGTGTGTCATCTCCTTTCTGTGTTACGAGGGATACAAAGGACGCTTTTGAGTGGCGGATACGTAATCTACCCTTTCCCTCAGAGACGTACAGTGTCCAGATTGATGGGGAGACCAGAGAGATCGTTATACGCACAACAAATAAAAAATATTTCAAACGGCTGCGCATGAGTGACGTTCAATCTCTTGGTCTCGACCTCAAACCTGAGAGCCTCTCATGGTGTCATCAACATAACACGCTGATCGTCTCCTACAAAAAACCACCGAAA ATCCTGGAGCtggagaagaaacgcgcagaagaagcgaagcgtGTGGCCCTAAACGCGAACTGA
- a CDS encoding RNA recognition motif-containing protein (encoded by transcript BESB_034580): MMAPAAASQGSPSGKSRLQAAKASSTGGKSSRAASAAVGSRTAKKATTVSQSKERPTTSTAKPAESDIGRENRKSAKRPPEMMSGGSSQRSSVKKVKRSSSSRQSTEEPDTEKKARAPGKSRSASVKDGRTEQAGKPKSSASSGRGVIYLGHLPHGFFEPQLKKFFSQFGKVTRVELRRSKRTGNSKGFAFIEFELPEVATIVAEAMNNYMMFGRTLVCHVVPPHDLSEKVFSGGNKKFKRAPSRLIAAGKHNKADGEMSSARQVNRKIVSDLKKQRRLKELGIDFSFDTVLDGVKASEDAGEGAKHRRSVNAWVRAQVLAKKQTKKAKAAERRQAARLKNRKQAVEAASSKESVSSKEATAAQSTKKGKKY, from the coding sequence ATGAtggcgccagcggctgctTCTCAAGGCTCCCCTTCTGGGAAAAGCCGGCTCCAGGCAGCAAAAGCTTCGTCGACCGGGGGCAAGAGCAGCCGGGCGGCAtccgctgccgtcggctCACGTACAGCGAAAAAAGCCACCACGGTGTCTCAGTCAAAAGAACGGCCTACGACGAGCACGGCAAAACCTGCTGAATCAGACATAGGACGCGAAAACCGTAAATCGGCAAAACGTCCGCCAGAGATGatgagcggcggcagcagccagcgCTCCTCCGTAAAGAAAGTAAAGCGAAGCTCTTCGTCACGCCAGTCTACGGAGGAACCCGACACTGAGAAAAAGGCACGGGCGCCGGGAAAAAGTCGGTCAGCTTCTGTTAAAGATGGCCGGACGGAGCAAGCGGGAAAGCCTAAGTCATCGGCTAGTTCGGGTCGAGGCGTCATATATCTGGGGCACCTGCCGCACGGCTTCTTCGAACCTCAACTTAAGAAATTTTTTTCGCAGTTCGGTAAGGTTACCCGTGTGGAATTGCGCAGAAGCAAACGGACCGGCAATAGCAAAGGATTCGCCTTCATCGAATTCGAGCTGCCTGAAGTTGCGACCATTGTCGCGGAGGCGATGAACAACTACATGATGTTCGGGCGCACGTTAGTCTGCCACGTTGTGCCTCCGCATGACCTCTCTGAGAAGGTCTTCTCCGGTGGCAACAAAAAGTTCAAACGCGCGCCGTCCCGGTTAATCGCCGCTGGCAAGCACAACAAGGCCGATGGGGAGATGTCCTCTGCCAGACAAGTCAACCGAAAAATTGTGTCGGATTTGAAGAAGCAGCGTCGTTTGAAAGAGCTTGGGATCGATTTCAGTTTCGACACTGTCCTTGACGGCGTGAAAGCGAGTGAAGACGCTGGGGAGGGCGCGAAACATCGACGAAGTGTCAATGCGTGGGTGCGAGCCCAAGTCCTCGCGAAGAAGCAAACCAAGAAGGCcaaggctgcagagcgacGTCAAGCTGCGCGGTTGAAGAACCGTAAGCAAGCAGTGGAAGCTGCATCCTCTAAGGAATCTGTCTCGTCGAaggaagcgacggcggcacAGTCGACTaagaaggggaagaaatACTAG
- a CDS encoding putative TIM10 family protein (encoded by transcript BESB_034590) gives MDPVQAAVVEILGMADLYRRIQDTCWTKCIPNVKESTLDAGESSCLDRCVNKYTDVHAIVGKELQANAQESSG, from the exons ATGGATCCTGTACAGGCGGCTGTGGTCGAGATACTCGGAATGGCAGACTTGTACAGGAG GATTCAAGACACTTGCTGGACAAAGTGTATTCCCAACGTGAAGGAGTCGACGTTGGACGCAGGGGAAAGCAGCTGTCTAGATCGATGCGTCAACAAG TATACCGACGTTCATGCTATCGTCGGCAAGGAGCTTCAAGCAAACGCGCAAGAAAGTTCCGGATGA
- a CDS encoding transporter, major facilitator family protein (encoded by transcript BESB_034600), protein MASTVGTILSAPRELLIILACEFADSFSTFALDYVFVLFLSSVFSFSDQGAGWLYGIFGLMVLLYGVVVGPLIDNIGVKWALIVGSTFATIGRLSIVFVSEAALLLAILLTVLPIGVAMTSNVLKLGVRRYTTKAYRSLAFDSSYFAINCAALGSAVLLTGTRALAAHYGQYYRLYLLLSFSCCLVQLILSCCLREIVVHEETNDVREFCIQSSHPFEILHSVCKSSSVWKFFFVSLLVCAGVGTCLRHFGSTFPKTFTRVHGANAPFELVLSVNPVLIMVLMPLVSLSRFNQYASPYELLVIGSTISALSMFVMGVSASTAAAVISIAAFTVGEMIWAPRFLEMSVMVGDEGREGTVVALTGFPKFIARLVAGGSSGYLLQRYCPQQGICQSGGMVWSVVGFLARKTWPESTSQGLSAKPTLL, encoded by the exons ATGGCAAGCACAGTCGGCACTATTCTGAGCGCTCCCCGCGAGCTCTTGATTATCCTTGCGTGCGAGTTCGCTGATTCCTTTAGTACGTTCGCGCTTGACTATGTGTTCGTGCTTTTTCTTAGCAGCGTGTTTAGTTTCAGCGACCAGGGGGCTGGATGGTTATACGGCATTTTTGGTCTCATGGTTCTGTTGTACGGGGTTGTAGTGGGTCCACTTATTGACAACATCGGAGTCAAATGGGCCCTGATCGTAGGCTCCACCTTCGCGACCATTGGGCGTCTTTCAATTGTCTTTGTCTCGGAAGCAGCTCTCCTCCTGGCGATCCTGTTGACCGTACTGCCCATAGGTGTCGCCATGACGAGTAATGTCCTCAAACTTGGAGTAAGGAGGTACACAACAAAGGCGTATCGATCGTTGGCGTTCGATTCCTC GTATTTCGCGATCAACTGTGCCGCCCTCGGGTCTGCCGTTCTCCTGACGGGCACACGAGCTCTAGCGGCGCACTACGGCCAATACTACAGGCTTTATTTGCTGCTGTCTTTTTCGTGTTGCCTAGTCCAGCTTATTCTTTCCTGCTGTCTGCGAGAAATAGTCGTTCACGAAGAGACTAACGACGTCAGGGAATTTTGCATACAGTCGTCTCATCCATTCGAG ATCCTGCACAGCGTCTGCAAATCATCAAGCGTCTGGAAATTTTTTTTCGTCTCGCTATTGGTATGCGCCG GGGTCGGCACATGCCTACG GCACTTCGGAAGCACATTTCCGAAGACATTCACAAGAG TACACGGAGCAAACGCTCCCTTCGAGCTGGTTCTGTCCGTAAACCCAGTATTAATCATGGTGTTAATGCCCTTGGTGTCGTTGTCTCGATTCAATCAGTACGCGTCTCCATACGAACTGCTCGTTATA GGATCTACCATTTCGGCACTCTCAATGTTCGTCATG GGAGTCTCGGCCtcgacagcagcggcagTGATAAGCATCGCGGCGTTCACCGTCGGGGAAATGATTTGGGCACCACGGTTTTTGGAGATGTCTGTGATG GTCGGCGACGAGGGACGAGAAGGGACCG TTGTCGCTCTTACTGGCTTCCCTAAGTTCATCGCTCGTCTTGTTGCTGGCGGGTCATCAGGATACCTACTGCAGCGATACT GCCCCCAACAAGGCATATGTCAAAGCGGAGGCATGGTATGGTCAGTCGTCGGATTTCTCGCTCGTAAGACCTGGCCAGAAAGTACGAGTCAAGGCCTCAGCGCGAAGCCAACGCTTCTGTAG
- a CDS encoding hypothetical protein (encoded by transcript BESB_034610): MVGDDASTSAAAVPPLQGAEPCLDDGQSLEFSPSQLSEEQGGAEAQREYLCPGPADCCQAAYDKGPGRAEVTTEDVVPINAATSASADGDAKVTHSSAEASASTGSSDSGRVLDNVTPVNGDSEQPENHAMRPASVIKRTEQSTPFSKLREQFEKKCQQSHSVDNKDHRNPAHVLTSSKVTSRTQMNVKQASVGLSESAEEASGVPATLASASKIDVHRASEQMANEHVSEPLRLPPSSPRWNEVNEGEGSIAEAGTTEVAETPKRESIDEARSPSSAVVGRLRERFERQAQHNGKGSLAHQAIQSEMKSVENTTGEAKPEPLWRQKQRARLAAAAEAEANRQVVHAEKAEESSSNPKISTATLTINCSAFGRGVNSLKEQFEKPRTPVNKVAIERTPLAHSSGHANVEKAKALLATVDIAGRYGREYRIAKSALHATEEADDPADGGSQSTVPVEEGAAQAESNAPPSLTKAAEVHEPAPGDSSPSQAGVAAGALQSLGGEGGGEHVGVCHHASSKIEALAHAVGAAALNFGKAPPPRLLKKSTPPPELEEPDYVPPSIAALRVRQQMEQTEELQNHKSEAAGDSDLNDHPTHEVDSGELVEAAPGESLAASHDACRTKIDEEDGSGAAAPDPVISDQFFRGVTTRLLNRFRHPGRSLRASCREPAASLTGC; this comes from the coding sequence ATGGTAGGGGACGACGCAAGcaccagcgccgcggccgttcCGCCGCTACAGGGCGCGGAACCGTGTCTTGATGACGGCCAGAGTTTGGAGTTTTCTCCGTCACAGCTGTCGGAAGAACAGGGaggcgctgaggcgcagagggaaTATCTGTGCCCTGGACCGGCGGATTGCTGCCAGGCTGCATATGATAAGGGGCCTGGGCGGGCCGAGGTAACCACCGAGGACGTTGTCCCAATAAATGCGGCGACGTCAGCTTCGGCCGATGGCGACGCGAAAGTGACACATTCGTCCGCTGAAGCGAGTGCTAGCACTGGTTCCTCTGATTCAGGGAGAGTTCTTGACAACGTGACGCCAGTCAACGGCGACTCGGAACAACCAGAAAATCACGCGATGCGTCCTGCCTCTGTGATCAAGCGCACCGAGCAATCAACTCCGTTCAGTAAACTGCGGGAACAGTTTGAAAAGAAATGTCAGCAGTCGCACTCGGTTGACAATAAAGATCATCGCAACCCAGCACACGTGCTGACGTCGTCAAAAGTGACGTCACGCACGCAGATGAACGTCAAGCAAGCATCAGTAGGACTCTCGGAATCTGCTGAAGAAGCCTCGGGGGTTCCAGCAACTTTGGCGTCGGCTTCCAAAATCGATGTACATAGAGCGTCAGAGCAAATGGCAAACGAACACGTCTCGGAACCGTTGCGGCTTCCCCCGTCTAGCCCACGATGGAACGAAGTCAACGAGGGTGAAGGCAGCATAGCTGAAGCTGGCACGACGGAAGTTGCCGAGACTCCCAAGCGAGAATCGATTGACGAAGCTCGATCGCCGAGCTCTGCTGTTGTCGGGAGGCTGAGAGAACGGTTTGAGAGACAGGCACAACACAATGGAAAAGGCTCTCTGGCGCACCAAGCCATTCAGTCAGAAATGAAATCAGTCGAAAATACGACTGGGGAAGCAAAGCCGGAGCCGTTGTGGCGGCAGAAACAGAGAGCTCGgctcgcagccgcagcagaggccgagGCCAATAGACAGGTAGTTCatgcggagaaggcggaggagagctcGTCCAACCCGAAGATATCTACGGCAACGCTGACGATCAATTGTAGCGCGTTTGGGCGAGGCGTGAACAGCTTAAAGGAGCAGTTTGAAAAACCGAGAACGCCGGTTAACAAAGTGGCCATTGAGCGAACCCCGCTGGCGCATTCGTCTGGCCATGCGAATGTGGAGAAAGCCAAAGCGCTACTGGCTACAGTCGACATCGCAGGCCGTTACGGGCGCGAGTACCGGATAGCTAAGAGCGCCCTGCATGcgacggaggaagcggacGATCCCGCAGATGGTGGAAGTCAGTCGACGGTGCCAGTAGAAGAGGgggccgcgcaggcagagTCTAACGCGCCTCCCTCATTGACCAAAGCCGCAGAAGTTCATGAGCCTGCGCCAGGCGATTCTTCCCCGTCCCAGGCAGGTGTGGCTGCTGGTGCATTGCAGTCGCtaggaggcgaaggcggaggcgaacaTGTAGGAGTGTGCCATCATGCGTCCTCGAAGATCGAGGCACTTGCTCACGCGgtgggcgctgcggctttgAATTTTGGCAAAGCACCGCCTCCCCGCCTTTTGAAGAAGTCAACGCCACCACCGGAGTTGGAAGAGCCTGACTACGTTCCGCCATCTATAGCGGCTCTGAGGGTACGCCAGCAAATGGAGCAAACGGAAGAGTTGCAAAACCACAAGTcggaggcagcgggggaTTCAGACCTCAATGATCATCCAACTCACGAAGTTGACAGTGGAGAACTGGTTGAGGCCGCACCCGGAGAGAGTCTGGCAGCGTCTCACGACGCTTGTCGAACGAAAATTGACGAGGAGGATGGATcgggggcggcagcgccggaCCCTGTGATTTCAGATCAATTTTTCCGAGGAGTTACCACCCGACTACTCAACAGGTTCCGGCACCCCGGACGCTCCTTACGAGCAAGTTGCCGGGAACCCGCTGCTTCTCTAACCGGCTGCTGA
- a CDS encoding hypothetical protein (encoded by transcript BESB_034620) — protein MAKVRIFDSGATRALAAISRREAYCSIGCAVRKRISRVGAEIFFGKSRGREMFSTHSSLSAYNASHLLAAPSVCLARYRFGTGRVHGARGGLEAHNAEGASPSPNMGPQKEVLAEQRSLSERQLFSAGTAGGATSTAVRADHIDELARPQKGDAGSSSGGEESVKHISRQPRTTTRSNEWTEGPVSLPSLFEGEVEEEDCAEQFLQGLYNSDVATHRHARMWLKPDIQCAPLSPATDGRAACDHGARRTSSWSDDAPTAPRQDSRHRSTEGGACVDSSPESRELRHVSSCLPDDRFEESGDFFSDDDDTYPRGSALSASRSSQRSGLGSPGATLLSRLALAEREALGVPRRRGGSGETYGQWSDRVTRIQQERTSASDARSLALDRRHIAQIDGEQDLGAHRERYSRYSGARRSRNQAAVGAPRRMRVLDLDSVSPAVLHHSFMFLLVKHLPAEVCLKVLSRIAVYRDVHTQLAYENLIRDMGFLFTKHYETCTSVPHDLGPTLVAYVCRVVQTLSIAWGVNYVRRFGCFSKQFIVKQIERSANPRLFDFVRYAHKGGVKPLPPIVTHPHRLSSYVRLLDESSSKFYMYTHLKRHKQLPLQHQLHPSTDPQIQGESDGGDGILSFDGVPPYGTGHEDESRLPRAFVAAEKALQPAKGRQAIEADKGGLLGTDEAGGEAAKTVAGRRMKQASKKTATVKRPPIYDLILAAEHLGVEYQELQRQMLKEQEDSSSSEDEDETERELRDLVDNAEVFKHIRNRYYRGQVERVVTDMDDSDDEVDGWPQEESDSGDDAEDDLRVSRMSGQSGANDPEVADSRQERRGPPTRAERRLQAEDASQAPGSRFKLDSSARLQTTPIAPSFSKSFLDISDDKSVPRRGQRETENSEEGQTSLVPVETEEKGQWGWTWEFESDARRRRPSSYAAEEADEDGIEAERWWGTAWGRGRTAFRYKGRAYGIVPGEGWKLLEGEKTLKLLRPKRRFGKHQPKRERRTMRRLTARRVREQVLQGA, from the exons ATGGCAAAGGTCCGTATCTTTGACAGTGGCGCTACACGGGCGCTGGCTGCGATTTCGCGACGGGAGGCTTACTGTTCGATTGGGTGTGCGGTGCGCAAGCGAATATCTCGCGTGGGCGCAGAAATTTTTTTTGGGAAATCGCGGGGGCGGGAAATGTTCTCTACACATTCGTCTCTATCAGCATACAATGCGTCGCATCTCCTCGCAGCTCCGAGTGTATGTCTTGCTCGCTACCGCTTCGGAACTGGCAGAGTGCATGGGGCACGCGGCGGGCTGGAGGCCCACAACGCAGAAGGAGCCTCTCCTAGTCCTAACATGGGTCCTCAAAAGGAGGTCCTGGCTGAGCAGCGCAGCCTGAGTGAACGTCAGTTGTTTTCTGCTGGCACAGCTGGTGGCGCTACTTCAACCGCAGTACGCGCCGACCACATCGACGAACTTGCTCGCCCCCAGAAGGGTGATGCAGGGTCCAGTTCAGGAGGCGAGGAGTCTGTAAAACACATCAGTCGCCAGCCACGTACAACGACGCGCTCGAACGAATGGACTGAAGGGCCGGTATCTCTTCCGTCGCTATTTGAGGGCGAGGTCGAAGAAGAGGATTGCGCTGAGCAATTCCTGCAGGGTTTGTACAACTCGGATGTGGCAACACATCGTCACGCGCGCATGTGGCTCAAACCAGATATCCAGTGCGCTCCACTATCGCCAGCCACGGACGGGCGCGCAGCCTGTGATCACGGGGCGAGACGAACTAGCTCATGGAGTGACGACGCTCCtacggcgccgcgacaggACAGTCGGCATCGTTCTACTGAaggaggcgcatgcgttgACTCGTCGCCAGAGTCACGCGAACTGAGGCATGTTTCGTCTTGCCTGCCAGATGACCGTTTCGAAGAAAGCGGTGACTTCTTCTCTGATGACGATGATACTTATCCACGAGGTTCagcgctctctgcttctcgatCCTCCCAACGGTCTGGACTGGGTTCTCCAGGGGCGACGCTGCTTTCGCGACTGGCACTGGCGGAGCGGGAGGCGTTGGGggtgcctcggcgtcgcggcggttCGGGGGAAACTTACGGGCAGTGGAGTGACAGAGTAACTCGCATTCAGCAGGAAAGGACCTCCGCCTCTGATGCGCGATCGCTC GCTCTTGACCGCCGGCACATTGCGCAGATTGACGGTGAACAGGACCTCGGGGCGCACCGTGAAAGGTATTCCAGATAttcgggcgcgcggcgatcACGGAATCAAGCAGCTGTGGGAGCCcctcggcgcatgcgcgtgctGGACTTGGATTCCGTGAGCCCTGCGGTTCTCCATCATTCCTTCATGTTTCTCCTCGTCAAGCATCTTCCGGCGGAAGTTTGTCTCAAAGTGTTGAGCAGAATTGCGGTCTACAGGGATGTCCACACGCAGTTAGCGTACGAAAACTTGATTCGAGACATGGGGTTTCTCTTCACCAAGCACTACGAGACGTGCACTTCGGTTCCGCACGACCTAGGCCCCACACTGGTGGCCTACGTTTGCCGCGTCGTGCAAACTCTCTCCATCGCTTGGGGTGTCAACTACGTTCGGAGATTCGGCTGTTTCTCCAAACAATTCATCGTCAAGCAAATCGAGAGGAGTGCGAACCCGCGCCTCTTCGACTTCGTTCGATATGCACATAAAGGAG GGGTCAAGCCTCTTCCACCCATAGTCACTCACCCGCATCGTCTGTCGTCCTACGTCCGCCTGCTTGACGAGAGTTCGTCCAAGTTCTACATGTACACACACCTGAAGCGCCACAAGCAGCTGCCGTTGCAGCACCAGCTCCACCCCTCTACGGATCCTCAGATCCAGGGGGAGAGCGACGGGGGGGACGGCATTCTCAGTTTCGACGGAGTGCCGCCCTACGGCACAGGACACGAAGACGAGTCACGGCTGCCCCGGGCGTTTGTGGCTGCCGAGAAGGCTCTCCAGCCTGCTAAGGGACGGCAAGCGATCGAGGCAGACAAGGGGGGGCTCCTCGGCACGGAcgaggcgggaggcgaggccgcaaaGACGGTTGCGGGACGACGGATGAAACAAGCATCAAAAAAGACAGCCACGGTGAAGCGGCCGCCTATCTATGACCTGATTCTCGCCGCGGAACATTTGGGAGTCGAGTACCAGGAACTGCAGCGGCAGATGCTGAAAGAGCAGGAGGACTCCTCGAGCAGTGAAGACGAAGATGAAACTGAAAGAGAACTGCGGGACTTGGTCGACAACGCTGAGGTGTTTAAGCATATTAGAAACCGCTACTATCGGGGGCAGGTAGAACGCGTGGTGACGGATATGGACGACTCCGACGACGAAGTCGATGGCTGGCCGCAGGAGGAAAGCGACAGCggggacgacgcggaggacgacctGAGGGTCTCTCGGATGTCAGGACAATCAGGTGCGAACGACCCGGAAGTCGCAGACAGCAGGCAGGAAAGGCGTGGGCCGCCCActcgcgcagagcgaagaCTTCAAGCTGAAGACGCCTCGCAAGCACCAGGTTCGCGCTTTAAACTCGATTCTTCTGCTCGGCTGCAGACTACGCCGATTGCACCCTCGTTCTCAAAGTCTTTCCTCGACATATCTGACGATAAATCCGTCCCGCGACGAGGCCAGCGGGAGACGGAGAACTCAGAGGAAGGCCAGACATCGCTGGTGCCAGTTGAGACCGAAGAAAAGGGGCAGTGGGGTTGGACATGGGAATTCGAGAgtgacgcgcggcggcggaggccgtcTTCGTACGCAGCTGAGGAAGCAGATGAAGATGGAATAGAAGCGGAGAGGTGGTGGGGCACAGCTTGGGGCAGAGGCAGAACAGCATTCAGATATAAAG GCCGAGCGTACGGAATCGTGCCAGGAGAAGGTTGGAAGCTCctggagggagagaaaaccTTAAAGTTGCTGAGGCCAAAACGGCGTTTCGGGAAGCACCagccgaagagagaaagacgaacGATGCGTCGGCTTACGGCCCGCAGGGTGCGCGAGCAGGTTCTTCAAGGGGCATGA